ttagggtataaaataaagtatatttttaaattattatagaaAACCCATtcatctatttttaaaaattctgacAAGTGTCTCTTTATCAGCCATTTAATAAAAGGGATCTATAGGTAAGTATGAgattaaacaaacaaatattgcAGAATTATCCATATAAAACTGATTCAAAAATTATGGTATAAagtaaagtatatttttaaattactagAAATCccattgatatatttttaaaaagtctgaTAGGTGTCGCTTTATcaggcattttaaaaaatggatccTTAGATAAGTATaagaataaacaaacaaatattgcAGAACTATCCATATAAAACTGATTCACACCTagctttaaaacatttttttcaggaTAGCAATATCAAAATCAAACTATCAAATATCAACTTTTACCCTTTTTCCCCTTCTAAAGCTCACCCTCGCTTAACTGACCTTTAGATCCTTGGCGGAATCGTTTTGGTTCCTCCTGAAGGCATCTTGAAACCATTTATCCGCTTCTGAATCGATTTTCTCCAATTTAATGGTTTCCAAAACCAAGTTATCCGTTTCGTCGTCCTTCTCATTTTCGTTTGGGTCTCCTTCCTGTCGCCAAATCTTCTCGTGACCTTCGACAAGTTTCTTTGAATTTTCCATATGATTCCTGAAGATAACCGGATGGGAGTGGCCCAGCTCCAATGTGGGAATAGCATCAACGTGTAATGTGCTTGATGATTTAAAACAACTCTTTTCAAAGTGCCTTTTGCATATCTTCATATCTTCTAGCGGCGTACAGCCTACATCTAATCGCAAATTGCCCGTCCACTTATTGCACAAAACTGGGTTGTCCGGGAACTTGAAGTGCTGCTCGGGCTTTAGCTTCTCCTTGCAGCCAGGTACGCAGCATTCAGGGATTTCCACCATGAGGCTTTCCTGGCCCAGTAAGAGAGTTGGAATCGCGCCGGGATGCAGGACAAGGGGGCTTTCAAAGCAGTGCGGCTCGAAGTGACGCTGGCAAACGAGCTCGTCCTTAAGATCCGAGTAACGCATACCCAGGACATGACTCCAGGCTTCAGGTGGACAGAAGTAGCGAGTGTGTTCATCCGGCCTACGTGGCTTGCAGTTTGGCACCACGCACTGAACATTCGCAACGAGTTGAAGAGTGGGAAACGAGCCTTCAAATAGGTCACCAGTGTCTGGATGGAAACACTGCGGTGCAAAGTGATCCTGGCACAACTTAAACCCGTAATGTATGGCCTGCAAGGAGCGATGCTTGCACCTGTCTGACCAAATCCGTATTATGGCCGTATCTGTTGGGTATTTAAAGAGTCGCAGGTTTTCTCCTTCGGCCTGAAAGCAACTGATCACAGAGCAGTGGTGCTGCCGGATATACTTGAGTGCCTCATCCAGATCCTGAATGTTTCTGCCCCTGTTCCTGGTGTTGGGAATAACGCAGCCATTGTGGCCGAGGTTCAAGGTGGGAATCGCCCAGCTGGTAATTTGATTCTGCAAGATGACCTCGGGCTCAAAGTGGGAATGGCATATGGACAGGCGACGGGGAGGCAGCAGACGAGGCTGCTGCTTGGTGTTGGCCAGCCACAGGAGCAACTGCGGCTCGTCCCTGGGAAATCGATGGAGTATCTCATGGTTTTCCTCGCAGGTGGCTATGCAGCATTTCCTCCACCAGTCCGTGGAGTCTCGCGGGAGACGATTTTTGGGCAAAGCAAATGTCCTTTGCTTCTTGCTCAGGTTACTATCTGGAGGATCAGTATCTGTTGACTTTCTTTTTGAGTGAATTAAGGATAAGGATGTCTCATTTCGGTTCAGGGACGACTGATCCTGGATGGCTAGTTCCGAATCCATTGCGGCGCATAGATACAATTCAGCTGCATCGCAAAGTAAAAGGAAGAATGAATTGTCCCTAAGTTAAATCAGAAGAAACTAATGACACTAcctttaattacaaattaaattgttagaaTTAAAAAACCTCCGTTGGTCAGATGTAAACAAAAACGTAGTAACGGTCCTGCCAACTCGTTTTTCGAACTGTTATCGATAAGTATCTGTTTATCGCGCTATCgagttttaaaaattgccGCCAGTAACTATGCTAGGGAcagaattcaatttaatttacaacgtaaatctttaaaataagtaacaataaaacaataaatgtgTGGAGTCTATTAGCCATTTGGatgtgtattttaaaaattctcaaaaatgtttcaatcgccaatgttttaaaacattatttattggttttactttatttagcCTCAATAATATGGAATTATTAGAGTTATATATGCTATAAAGAAATTCCTATTACCTTAATAACAATAAAGATTATTGTAGCCTTAATAATGTGGAATTATTAGCTTACACAGTAATCAAAttcttttactttaaattaccCACATATAAAGTGATATAACTTATTTCTTTTTAGTCCTTTGAAAACGGGAGGAACGTTTGCGTTTCTTGGCTTTCCACACACTTTCGTACATCGATCCCAGCAGGACACTTGCCATGCGACGCGTGGGCATGGCTCCCTTCCGCACCCTCGATCCTTGGAAGCAATCCTCGTCGAAGTGGCGGCTGCAGATGCGAAAGCTGGGCCAGTACTCCCTGGCCATCTGCACCTGGGTGTTGTGTAGCCACTTTTTGGCTGCTTCCTCGGAATCGGGGAGCTTGTGCAGGCGGAAAGTTCGGGTTACGTCCTTGAAAGTCTTATTACAACGCGGAACAGCGCAGCGATTGGTACTGTACTTCTTCCGCTGTCCTTGATCCTTGGGCTCATCTATGGATTTCCCAGCAAGGGGATTTAAATCGGAGTAATCAACATCCTCCTCGTCTTCCCAATCATTCAGCTTCGCCGCCTCGTTGTAAATCTTGTACTGCTCCCTGGTGACATTTTGATGCACTGCCTCGCCTGGAAGGTGCAGGGTGGGCACACTCCACTCGAGGAGTCGTTGACCCTGGAAGCATTGCGGTTCAAAGTGCTTGCTACACACCCGATTGTATTCTTTCTTCTCATTCAACTCCATCTGCCCGTTTTCCACCCACATCTGCTCGATTTCCTTGATGGTCTTCATACAATGCAGGATGCCTCCGTCTCTGGGCAGGAAGGTATTGCATCCCTTGATGGCACACCTGAGGACCTGCATTCGTTTCTTGCTTCGGGCATCCTTGTAGCTATCGTCCAGAGAGGCGTCGGACGAGTGATCGGCAAAGTTTTCGGCACTGTGCTCGTACAGAAGGATGAAGTGCAGCGGGCAGAGCTGTGGTTCATCCGAGGATGAGTCGGCCGGAGGCAGTTCAATGTTCATGTGGTTCAGCCACGCTTTGCGAAGACTATCCATCTTTGGCAGATTGTAGCAATTGATTTTATGCTGCTCTACGCAGTTCGGATAGCAGCAATCCAATCTGGTTGTTCCAATTCTCCAAAAAGCCCATGATGATTTCCCCAGAAGATTCATATTGGTCAGGTAGAGATCACGATGGGAATGACCCAGTTTCAAGGTCGGCATGGCTCCCAAACGCACTCGATTTGGTCCTGAACTCTTTTTTAAACAGGACTCCTCGAAGTGCTCATCGCAGACCATCATTCCTTCCACCGCATCGCAGGTGGCGTCCAGTCGAAAGTTGTGTAGCCACTTCTTGACCAGAACTGGCAGTCTGGGAAACGGGGAAAACGGTTTCTCTCCAGGCTGCCGGATGCGTCCACAGCCGGGCACTATGCAAGCGATCTTTTGAAACTCTAATTTTATACTTCCCGGATTTGGCTGGATTTCCTGGCCATGATTCAGGAAGAGAGTGGGCAGCGAACCAGGACGAAGTTTGTTGTCATTCGTGAAGCAGTAGTCCTCGAAGTGACGGCCGCAAACGCGGAGGTCATCACGATGGAGATCTCGTTGGTCAATCAATAGGTTGTTGCTCCAGGCATTTAGTAGAGTGCTAGTTACAGGAACTTTGTAGTAGCCCACAGGAGCAGCTGCATCCTGCGCACAGCCAGGCACAAGGCAAGTGAATAGCTCCCTGGAGGGCAAGGATCCCGCAAACAAGTCGCAAGTCTCCGGATCAAAAGAGTCCGTGGCGAAGTGCGAACGGCACAAGCGAAATCCTTGCCTGGCAACCAGGACAGGATTATGACTGCACCGTCGTGACCACCTGCGACGGCTGGCCTCGTCCTTTGGGTACTCATACAGCCGGTATCCTTCGTCCTTGGCCCGGAAGCAACTGAGCACGGAGCAGTACTCCCTGCGGATGTGCTTCATCACTTCCTTAGAGGGTTGTTTCGAAAGTGGAATCACGAATCCTGCATGGCCGAGTAATAAAGTGGGCACCGCCCAATCGAAGAGCTCATTCCGCTTAAAGGCTTCGGGTTCAAAGTGAAACTGACACACGAAAAGCTCTAGGGGATTAGCCAGGCGAGGCTTCATATCGGTGTTCACTAGCCACTGGATGAGCATATTTTCCTGGCTGGGAAAGCGAAAGAGTCGAATTTGTTCGCTTTCCTGCTGACCACAGGTGGGAATGCAACATTTCGGTGTCCTGATCTCCGGATCTTCCTTAACTTTATCCAGCATGGAGGGCTCCACTTTAACATACATCTCCTCCATCGGAAAGTCCTCGTCCGGCGGGAGTTCCTCCTCCATTAGTGGTTCCGCCTTAATTTTGATCTCCTCCACCATTTGACAGTCGTAGTCGTCGTCTGACTCCAGCTCCTGCTTCACCTGAACTTCATCCATTTTTAAGTCCTGGGTTCTAGGACTTAAATACTAATACTATCGGTGGTAACTTCATGAATTGATCCCGAAGAACTCTATAAAGGCGACCggtttatacatttatttctcATAAAAACTTTAGAGCTAATAATACATTAcctttttgtatgtttttgaTAATATACGACGTAGTAAACCAAGTTAACTTTGGTTTTGAAGCGCAAACAAATAGCGTCCTCAGTAAAATCAGCTGGGTGCTTGCCCTGCCAACTTGTTATATCGATAGATACGAAACCGATTACCATCAAATAGTAGATGAAACCCGCTCTTTTCAAATTTGTAAGTATGAAACAAAGTCTTTATAAGAACTCAAATATTAAAACGTTAAAAATAAGTTCAaccaaattgatttgattttttattgtataatttttaggTGACTTACAACTATTTGACTGCAATATGGACAGAGTAGTGATGAGTTATTAATGTCAGCTTTTTTACCAATTTCGtctaaacaatttttacaaattttaaaatggctaCATGGCATTAGGGCCACATCCCTGGGTTTATCCTTACATATAATGCACTTAAGGAAGTCTACCGTTTGGGTACACCTAGGTTCAACTTCATCACTCTTCTTTTCATTTTGCCCATTCTCGAAATCAGAATCACTGGTTTCAGGATTAAAGTCCCTTTGCAATAGTTCGATTTCTTCATCGACGATGGTTTTGAAGAAATCATCAATTGATATTTTCTGCTTATTTAGCAGATCGACTAATGTCTGAAGCCGTCTTTCCCTAATTCGTTGATTGCTGCATTTTTCGGTAATAGCAATTAGAAGTCCTTGACTAGTGGTACTCAGAGTAGTTGATGCACTGAGATCCTCATCTCGTATCACTTCCAGAAATTTGTGAAAACTACAGTGCTTCTGTAGCTTTTGTCCAAGCAATGTGTTAAAGGATTCCAAAGAAATTGTTGTCCTCATTTGTTGACCATAGACAGTAAATACTTGTGGAGTGatctaaaaattgtttaaaagagGTTATTCCTATATTCTTATTACTTTTATTACTATTATTCGTAGCTCACCTTAGTCATAAATTCCTCTTCAAAACATGTCATAAACCTTTGAAGTACTTCATGGTAAACTTTTGGCAAATAATGAAGTTCAGATTTTAGAGTCACAAGCATTTGCTCTATGCTTTTTGGATCAAGCAATGCTAAACATTGGAACTTTCGGTACCAGTTGTAGCAGTCAACATTTGTTTTTAGCGTATATCctaaggtttttatttttaaactcgTTCGCCTTAGGACTTGACAATAATGAAACCAGCAACTCTTCAGAGTGGCATTTGGAAATAATGCTGTTAACGCCATACGTAGATCCAATTCGTGATCAGTGTTAAAACTGGCGGCttcaaattgaaaaatgttttggtttatattaccaaaaatatgttCATATGCCTCCCTCGACTTTCTTGACagcaaaatataaatgaatggATAAGTCTTGAAAGAGAGTAAAGTTTTACAATATGATCCAAAGGAAAATAACATTTACTTACATGATcatcaaaatgaaaatggacaACAATTAGTTTTTTGTATCCACAAGATGGTACAATCCTAAAGTTTCCATCAATCGAATAATCCCGTTGGCCTggattgttttttataatttctgaAATGCTCGGTGATAGAAATATGGTATACGCAAAATTATCTTCCAAAATAGTTTGCCGATAGAATGTCTTTTGGTTATGCTTGGATATGCCATATTCAGCCAGGAAATCTTTGTTTTCGAATAGCAATTTGATTTCGCTTGGAGATTTTGGGTTTCTTTTCATTCCTTGACTtcgtattttaaatagttgtcTTTTGATCTTTGGGAAATTCACCAGTGATGCAGATTCCCCAGCTTTCTGGCACTCTTCTTCGAAAATTTCCTTTATACCTTTCCGTTTAAGGCTTTTTTCGCACTGGTCCTTAACAGCATTGAGGaggtttaattttttgatcaaTTCTTCTGGAGGTTCATGATTGTGGGGGCTATTGTTAAGCTGAGTGCAAATGTTTTTTGAGACTTTGACAGAAGCGTGGCAGTTATCAACATAGCAAACATAACGCGAATCGGTGGCGGTCTTACTTTTGATCTTGAACAACTGTTGTACACTGGGGAAAAACAgtaattttgagtttttacgGAATCCcgaaacatatttaaattcgcTCGTGGGCATTATGCCTGAAAATCCTGCATCATTATCATTTCGCTCATAGTCTGATGGAATTTCATCCGCTATTCTGGGCTCCTCTTTAACTAGGATATCCATAAATGGATCCTTGTCCTCGTCTGATTGGGATTCATTTTCTGTCAGACGGTCCACACTTACAAGGATCTCCTCTTCCGGTTCCATTCTAAAGTTCTGAGCCATCAATAAGCCTCTGGTTGGTCCTATACTATATAGTTAACCATACACTGTTTTTTAATTCTGTTCCAGATTCATTATAAAGTTCTTTAAAGAAGTTCATTGACTAAAACTCTAGattttttctagtttttctttaataaattacaaaagttAACAATCTTAAATTCTGTTTCGTTGTATTGCATTATTATAATCAGCTGTTTGCCCTGCCAACTCGGTTGTCTCTTTTATGCGATGAATTTCCCAATTTTATACGATGAGTACTTCTGTATGTGGATATCCTACGTAAAACCCGCCCGAATTCAAATTTTGCTTCAGAATGAACCGTTAGAAaaggaaaactgaaaatataattgaaaGATACGAGGAATAGTTTAGTTTTCtaaagtaattatttttataactctaAAAACCCCCAGAAAAAAGCAAGCTTCAGTTTcattaatatgtatatttagaaAACCTCCAACTATTATTGGGACATCTACATGTCTACACATATACGCTCAAGGATATTACATAGTATGTATGTATCTATAGTTAATATATAGGTATCGTGGAAACTAAAACGCATTTCTTGTCACAGTTAAAGTACGTAtgtataaaaagtaaaaacaaaaacttaaggAACATTGTgtgttgttttctttttctttgtatGGCAACTTCTCCTTGGGCCACTTACGAATTAATAACGCATTAAAATCACCGGTAGAGACTACATGGTAAAACTAGAAGACGTGATGTGGCATTGTGGTACAATGAATGTACAAAAAGGTCTATAAAATGGTACAGCTAAAACTAGACTAAAATGATTCCTTGTGGGTAGACTaaaccagcagcagcatctcGTTGTCGTTGTCCAGCGGCTCGTCCTTGATCCGATTGCTAATTGGACCGGTGGCGTAGTCGCTTAGGAAGATGTTCGTGTCGTCGTGGTTCAGATGCAGCGTGGGAATCGCACCCGAGCGCAGCTCACCCGGCTGCTCGAAGCAATGCGACTCGAAGTGACGACAGCAGATGTGCTTGGAGTGGTCCCACTTTGGTATGGCCTCGATCTTGAGATTGTAGCACCACTTGGCGCGCTGATTGCGCTGCTCCGGAAAGTCCAGCATCGGCAGCTGGACGTCGTCCACCCCGCAGAGAACGCAGCTAATCGTCTTGTCGGTGGGCAGGTGGACCGAGCAGATATGTTTTCCCCGATATCGCTGAGTGTCCGTCAGCCGGAGTGCTTGGCACCACTGTCTCAGCAGTGCGGGATCTTTAAGAgtaaacattaaaagttatacACTGGATTTGGAACTCTATGCCTCATTGCTTAAAAACCATTACTGGCACATTAAAATTTAGTGTTCAACTTAAACAACACTTTAGCACACtcacataaaacaaaagtagaaaaatataatagtaaaaggcataaaaaaaaaaaattatatataatataaaaaaatattagttgtACTTCAAATttagtgttaaatttaaacaacacTTTAGCACACTCACATAAAACAAAACtagtaaatattatattaaaaaaaaataaatttacaatataaaaaacaataaaaaaatattagttgtAATTGAAATTTAGTGTTAAACTTAAACAACACTTTAGCACACTCACAATAAACAAAAGaagtaaaatataatagtaaaaagcaaaataaaaaaaaaatctatatataataaaacataaaaaaatattagttgcAATTGAAATTTAGTGTTAATCTTAAACAACACTTTAGCACACtcacataaaacaaaagtagtaaaatataatggtaaacggaattaaaaaaaaattatatataaaataaaaaataaaaaaatattaattgtaatTGAAATTGTTATAGTAATGTAATTAAAACAGCAATTGTAATGTAAATGATCTTTGAAATGTATTtgtaatagattttttaatagtaaaacaataaaattgaaattaaaaattcccatTTGAGGTAGAAACACAACTTACCACTGGGAAACTTGTGCAGCCTGACATTTCCATTGTGATGGCAGTCGGCCATGCAACAGGTAGCGATGGGCACGGGTGGTTCTATCTTTTTCTTAGATTCCTGCACGACTCCTTGAGGATTCAAATGCCTGGTGGGGATGGCGTTGCGCATGAGACGCCTCACCCCGATCAACTCGGGCTCGAAGTGGCGGCTGCAGATCAGACGCGTGTTCCGCTGGGACTCCTTGAACAGCATGCCCGTGGCCAGCTCCCAGTTGCGGATTGAGGTGCGGTTGTTGGGCAGCCGGAAGAGCTTGATGCCCTCGCCACGGAAGGCGCGGCAGTAGGGGAGGCAGCACTGCTTGACCTTCCAGGGCGGCACGATGCCAGGCGGCCAGGGATCGAGCTTGGAACGTCGCTCTCGCTTGATGCGAACCTCGGGCTCTATATCCTCATCGcactcatcctcctcctcctcgtcgtcgtcctcctgcaggccatcctcctcctcgtcgcctTCGCTCTCAGCGCTGAGCTCCTGGCACTGTTCGTTCGTGAAGATCTCCTCCGGCACATTGTCGCCCAGTTCCAGCGTGGGCACCGCCCAGGGACGCAGCTTCCTCAGGCTGATGCAGTGCGGCTCGAAGTGCACGCTGCAGATCATAAACTTCCAGGGCCGCCGCTCATCGTAACGGATGCGCAGGTTGTGCATCCAACGCTCCTGTTGGCGTTTTGACTTGGGAAACTTGTAGATGTGAACGCCGTGCTGGGATCTCTGCCGCTGGCAGTGGACCAGCGAGCACTTATCGTAGCCGGACTTCACCTGGTTGTAGGTGATCTTCTCCTGCTTAACGGGCAGACGCAGCTGGCTCTTCCAGTTCGACTGGCTGACCTCTTGGTCCTCGTGCAGCTGCAATTCGGGTTCCAGAAACAGCATGGCATCCTCATCTTCCTCTTTTTCCTCCTTGATCTGTATGTTATTGGATTCTAAACTCGATCTCTTGTCCAGCCGGAGGTTAATGGCCTCGAAGTCGTTGTCAAAGAGCTCGGCGGGGGCCTTGGCTCCCAGCTTCAAGGTGGGCACACTTCCATGGACGAGACGCAAGTTTAGAAGGCAAACCGGATGAAAGTGGGCACTGCAGATGCGATAGCGCCATCGGTGGAGGGGATCGAACGGCACCTGCGTGTTGTGCTGCCACTTGAGGCACATGTCCTGGGAATGGGGAAACTTGTGCAGCGTCACGTTCTCAGTGGTCAGGTGATTCATACATCCCTCCACCTGACAAAACTTGCTGGACTTTTGAGGAGGAGCCGGCGAAGGTAGGCATAATTTGGGGACCTTTTGCTCCCTAGGAAGTGCCTCCGCTGGTAGGAAGTGCATCTCTTCTGTCTCCTGCGAGGCGAACTCATTCTCAAACACCTGATTCGGTCTCTTTGGTCCCAGGAGCAGCGTGGGCATCGCCCCCTTCTTTATCCTGGCGCTCTGGAAGCACTCCTGGTCGAAATGGTAGCTGCAAATGCGATAGCGCCACCAGAACTTCTCGTCCATGTCTACTTGGGTGTTGTGCATCCACTTTCTGGCGGATTCCGAGGAGGCGGGGAACCTGTGCAGCTTGATGGTACCGTCCACGTCCTCCACAGTCACCTGGCATCCCTCGACGGCGCAGTGGTTGGCATTGTACTGGTTACGAATGGCAGTAGGTTGGTAGAGGGCATGCTCGGTGGTGTAGGATTTGTCCACCTTCTCGTAGCTGTCCATGCGCTCAACGTGGCCCACCTCCAGGAGCACCTCCAGGGCCTGCATCTGCGAGTCTTCCTCCTCGGACTCGAAGTGCTCCATGCGAACAATGGGTTCCAGCATGGAGTTATCCTCCTGCAactcctcctccagctcctccatCTCCTGCTTGATTGTCCCTGCTTCCTGGTTCAGTTTAAGCGTCATCTCCTGCCACTCCTCTTTCGTGGGAATCTGATGCACGGGATCTCCTGGCAAGTTCAGGGTGGGAACGCTCCATGGATGCAGCCTTCGATCGTCGAAGGTGCAGCGTGACTCAAAGTGATTGCGACacaccttgagcatatattgctgctgctgctccgtaATCTCCAGTTGGCCATTCTCCACCCACATCCTCAGGATGTCTTTCCTCTGCGGCAAACCGTGTAAGAGAACCTTATCCCTTGGCCTGATCATATCACATCCCTTAACCGCGCAACTAACGATTCTCACGCGTCGGTTGCTCCGAGCAGAGTGGTAATTATCCTCGAGGAATCGATTTGGCACATGCTCGGGAAAACTCTTGACACTCAGCTGATAGAGAATGCAGTAATGCAGCGGGCAAAGCTGGCCGATCGCCGGCTCCTCGATGTCCAAGTGGCGAAGCCAAGCTCTTCTGAGTGGCTCTTCTTGGGGCAAGTTGTAGGAAAGGTTTTTAGACAGCTCTTTGCACTCGGGATAACAGCAGGTTACCTCCGTAATTTCTCTCTTAAAAGGCTTTAAGATTTTACCCAGATTTTGCTGATCCGTCTGGAAAATATCCGGCGAGGAGTGTCCTAATTCCAGGGTGGGTATCGCTCCCGAGATTAGACCACTTTTGTCGAAGAGAGAGGACTCGAAATGCGCACTGCAGACTTTCAGCCTGCCCAGCTGCTCCTTGGCAACTCTTAAGCGGAGGTTATACATCCATTTGTCGGCCAATACGAATTGTTTGGGAAATCCACTGAAGGGAGGATCTCCAGGCTGCCAAATGCGTTCGCAACCGGGCGCACAGCAAACCTCCGTTTTGCTCTGGCAGAGATTTGCGGGATTGGGCAGCATTTGGACATCCTCCTCATTGCCAAGCAAAAGAGTTGGAAGCGCTCCGGGTCGCAAACCTTTGTAGGCCCCAAAGCAAAAGGACTCGAAGTGCCGCTCGCAGATGAGGTGCTCTCCCTGGAGGAGATCCATGGAGTTGATTTTGAGGTTGTTGCTCCAAGC
The genomic region above belongs to Drosophila takahashii strain IR98-3 E-12201 chromosome 2L, DtakHiC1v2, whole genome shotgun sequence and contains:
- the LOC108055490 gene encoding uncharacterized protein is translated as MDEVQVKQELESDDDYDCQMVEEIKIKAEPLMEEELPPDEDFPMEEMYVKVEPSMLDKVKEDPEIRTPKCCIPTCGQQESEQIRLFRFPSQENMLIQWLVNTDMKPRLANPLELFVCQFHFEPEAFKRNELFDWAVPTLLLGHAGFVIPLSKQPSKEVMKHIRREYCSVLSCFRAKDEGYRLYEYPKDEASRRRWSRRCSHNPVLVARQGFRLCRSHFATDSFDPETCDLFAGSLPSRELFTCLVPGCAQDAAAPVGYYKVPVTSTLLNAWSNNLLIDQRDLHRDDLRVCGRHFEDYCFTNDNKLRPGSLPTLFLNHGQEIQPNPGSIKLEFQKIACIVPGCGRIRQPGEKPFSPFPRLPVLVKKWLHNFRLDATCDAVEGMMVCDEHFEESCLKKSSGPNRVRLGAMPTLKLGHSHRDLYLTNMNLLGKSSWAFWRIGTTRLDCCYPNCVEQHKINCYNLPKMDSLRKAWLNHMNIELPPADSSSDEPQLCPLHFILLYEHSAENFADHSSDASLDDSYKDARSKKRMQVLRCAIKGCNTFLPRDGGILHCMKTIKEIEQMWVENGQMELNEKKEYNRVCSKHFEPQCFQGQRLLEWSVPTLHLPGEAVHQNVTREQYKIYNEAAKLNDWEDEEDVDYSDLNPLAGKSIDEPKDQGQRKKYSTNRCAVPRCNKTFKDVTRTFRLHKLPDSEEAAKKWLHNTQVQMAREYWPSFRICSRHFDEDCFQGSRVRKGAMPTRRMASVLLGSMYESVWKAKKRKRSSRFQRTKKK